From the genome of Nitrospirota bacterium:
GGCTTATTCAAATGGTTTAAGCTCCTTTAAAAGCCGATCGCATTGGTTTTTAACATCTTTATTCCTCATCATCTCAAGAGGGTAAAGAGCCTCAAAGAGAGTGATGATTCCTTTTTTAGGCGTCACCGAGATAAAAGAAGACAGGTCGATCGAACCCACTTTAGCGTTGCCCCATTCAATCGTTCGTCCCGTGGCACAGGTATCATTTTTTAACAAATCCCTCAATCTTCTTCTTTTTAAAGAGGGCCCGCTGATTAAACATTCGACAACCCCTTTAAAAGTAATTAAAAACCGGGCAATCAGGCTGATCAGATCAACCGAATCACTCAACAAGGGATCGGGATAAAAGGTTAGATTCCCGTAGCTTGAGGCCCGCTTAAACAATTTTTTATGGACAAATCCCTGGGAAATCGCAATGAAAAGCTCTTTCTTCCTGTCCTCCTGGAGCCGGATGATCGTCCCATTTTCCAGCTGGACCAACACGCTTAACCGAAGGGATAGATCCTCGACGCCGGGTTCTGTAACTTTTTCCTCTTTCATCTCTTTCTTTGATCCGCGCAGAAGGGATCACATGTCCCCAAAACCAAAGGTTTCAGTATATTATCTCGACTCTTCCTTATGAGTCAAATCCTTATTTCATTTCGTATCTTGATCGGTCAAAGGGTAGGTCTTTAGAATCCAGGCAGAAGCCTCTTCACGGGTTTTGATCTTTCCTTCTAACTGATTGTCTTCCAGGTCATGTAAAATCCGTTTAAACAGAGGACCGGGGAAGTACCCCATCTCGATAAGCACATTTCCTGAAATCACAGGAAGAGGAAAGAGGTCGTCTTGACTGAACTCTTTTAATTTCTTAACACAGAGATCCCAAAGATCCAGTTTTCGACCCAGGGCCAGAGAATCCGCCCGATAGAGCTCCAGGAGCTCCTCAAAACAGGGTAGACGCAAAAATCGTTTAAACCTCGCTTGATTCATGGCGGGAATTTCCTGAAAAACCGGATGGTCCCGAACCAGCGTTGCCACTTTTTCGGTTTGATCATTGGAAAGCTTTAACCGGCGGCAGACCGCTGCGGCTTTTTTCCCCTCGAGTTCATGAAAAAGAATGGCCATCGCCAGCTCAAAGCTTCGAATGGAGATAAATTTAAACAGCTTAAGGGTGTGATTAAAAACACTTTCATCCCTCCCCTCCTTTTGGATTTCTTTCAATTGAGAAATTTCAGGAAAAATAACTTTCATCATCCCGGTTTCATCCAAAAGGGTCAGCCCTCTGACAGGATCGTCGCCGATTAATATTTTTTCCAACTCATCCCTGATTCGTTCCGCGCTGACCTTTTGAATTAATCCTCCCATCTTCTGAATGGTTTCATAGGTTTTCTGTTCGATCTGAAAAGAAAACTGGGCGGAAAAACGAACGGCCCGGAGGAGCCGCAGATAATCTTCTTTAAACCGCTGTTCAGGGTCTCCAATCGTCCGGAGAATTTTTTTTTCTAAATCTTCTCTCCCGCCGACATAATCGATCACCCTGTTTTCGATCGGATCAAAAAACATCCCGTTAATGGTGAAGTCTCTTCGAAAGGCATCCTCTTTTTCATCGGAAAAGGTTACGGTCTGAGGATGCCGTCCATCCAGATAAACCCCATCGGAGCGAAAAGTCGCTATTTCAATTTTCTCCTTAACCCCTCCCTCTTCATCTTTTCCAAAGGGGACAAGAACAACGCCAAACGCTGCCCCTACCGGAATCGCCTGAGGAAACAAAGACAGGAGCTCGTTCGGTTTGGCGGAGGTAACAATGTCAAAATCTTTTGGGACAACCCCTCTCATTTGATCGCGCACGGCGCCCCCCGCCAGGTAGGCTTGAAAACCTGCTTTCCGGAGTTTTTCGATCAGGGAAACTGCCCGGTCAAACAGGGGGCCTTTTTTATCCAGAGCCGTCGCCTGATTGTTTGCATTTTTATCATTTGACAAGTTTTGATTCTCCATCTATATTGCTATATTGATTATATCATTTTGGAGTGATGATCAATGAAAAAAGCCCAGCCCGCCGCCGCTGCCAAGAAAAAAAGTAAAACCATTGACAAGCCCCTCGCCAAAAAAATCTCTGCCAAACAGCCTCCTGTTTTAAAAGCAAAAGACGAGGATGTTAAACAACTCATCCAGCAAATAAAAGGAGAACTGCTGGACAAAATCGATCTTAAAATTAATGCGCTGGTCCATCGCCTCGACCGGGTCGAAAACGGAATTGGCGAAATCCTGGATGAGTTAAGAGAAACTGAAGCCATGATCGAAAACGAACCTTATGAAGGCCAGGCATAATGGCGCTGGTTAAAAAAACGCCATGGATGCTTATCTTTTTCATTTTCATCGGAGGGTTTTTTGGCACGCTCATGGGAGAGATTTTAAGAGCCATCTCTCCGGATGGCACCGTCAGGGATCTTTTTTTAAAAAGTTTAAGTTTTGGAATTTCTCCCCCCTTTATCCTGGATCTAAGGCTCTTTACAGCCACGATCGGATTTACCATCAGAATTAATATTCTGGGGTTTATCGGGATATTTTTAGGACTCTACATCTACAAACAAGCGTAATTTCTACTCTTCTCTAACCCGTTTTATAAACTGAGAGCGGCTTCCTTAAGCGCTTTAATTTTATTCCTGATTTCGGCGGCCTTTTCGAAATTCAAATCTTTAGATGCCGACCTCATCTCTTTTTCCAGACTTTGAATGATGGGACCCAGTTCTTCCTGCGGGATATAAGGAACGGCCGCTTCCGCGGCCAGAGGAAGGGTAAAGTAATCCGATTCGGATACCTCGTACAGGGCCTGGGGAATTCCCCGTTTGACCGAAACGGGAACAATATGATTTTCTTCATTGTGCTTCATCTGAATTTCCCGACGCCGGTTGGTTTCTTGAATCGCAGACTGCATTGAATCTGTTATCCGATCAGCATACATAAAGACTTCTCCGCTGATATGTCTTGCCGCTCTGCCGGTGGTCTGGATTAACGAACGATGGGATCTTAAAAAACCTTCCTTATCCGCATCTAAAATCGCCACCAGAGACACTTCCGGCAAATCCAAACCTTCTCTTAAAAGATTAATTCCAACCAGAACATCAAATTTCCCTAATCGGAGGTCCCGAAGAATTTCCGTCCGTTCGAGTGTTTGAATTTCGGAATGCAGATACCGGACTTTAATTCCCAGCTCTTGATAATATTCGGTGAGGTCCTCTGCCATCCTTTTGGTCAGGGTCGTAACCAGAACTCTTTCGTTTTTGGAAACCCGCTGATGAATGGCCTCCAGCAGATCGTCCACCTGTCCTTTGGCCGGTTTGACTGTTATTTTAGGGTCGATCAGCCCGGTCGGCCGGATAATCTGCTCGACGACTTTGTGATGACATTTGTCCAGTTCATAAGATCCCGGCGTGGCAGAGACAAAGATGGCCTGGTTCAATAATTTTTCGAATTCATCGAACTTCAACGGACGGTTATCAAAGGCTGACGGAAGCCTGAACCCATACTCCACCAGGTTCTTTTTTCTTGAAAAATCTCCTTCAAACATCCCCCTGACCTGTGGAATCGTTGCATGACTTTCATCCGCCATTAACAAAAAATCGTCCGGGAAATAATCAATCAAGGTCGGAGGGGGTTCTCCCGGCTTTCTTCCGGAAAAGTGTCTGGAATAATTTTCAATCCCCTGACAAAAACCCATTTCTTTGATCATTTCGAGATCAAACCTCGTACGCTGTTCAATTCTCTGAGCTTCAACAAGCTTTTTCTCTTTCTCAAAATGAAAAATTCTCTCTTCCAGCTCCTGTTCGATTCCCTGCAAAGCCGTTTGAAGCCTTTCGGGAGGAATGACGTAGTGGCTCCCGGGATAAATTGCGATTTTAGGAAGTTTTTTAATCACCTCCCCCCTGAGCGGATCAATTTCCTCAATCGCTTCCACTTCATCTCCAAACAGGGAAATGCGGACGCAATTCGTATCCGAGGAGGCCGGAAATACTTCAATCACATCTCCCCGGACCCGGAAGGTCCCTCGATAAAAATCAATATCGTTTCGGTCATACTGGATTTCAACCAGCTTTTTTAAAATCTCTTCCCGGTCGATCCGGCTCCCAACCTCCAGAAACAATAACATTCCATGATAAGCTTCGGGAGAACCCAAACCATAAATACAGGAAACCGAAGACACGATAATGACGTCATCCCGTTCAAAAAGGGAGGAGGTCGCCATATGGCGCATCTGATCGATCGTCTCGTTTATTGCACTGTCCTTCTCGATAAAAGTATCGGTGGTCGGAAGATAGGCTTCGGGTTGATAATAGTCGTAATAACTTACAAAATAGCCAACCCCATTTTCAGGAAAAAAGGTTTTAAATTCATGGCAAAGCTGGGCCGCCAGGGTTTTATTATGAACCATAACCAGAGTAGGTTTTTCAATCTTTTCAATGACTTTTGCCATTGTAAAGGTTTTTCCGGAACCCGTCACCCCCAAAAGGGTTTGAAATTTCTTTTGGCTCTTAAGGCCGGAAACCAACCGGTCGATGGCCTGTTGTTGATCCCCTTTTGGCGTGAATTCAGAAGAGAGTTTAAAAATACCCATTTTTATGACCTAAATGCCTTGACTTTATGGGCCAAAGAACTTTAAAATCAAGGTTCAATCCTTAAGTTTAAAGTTAATCCCCCACCAGACAAGGTTTCCCCCATGTCCCATTATGACATTGTAGCTTGGAAAGCTATCCAAGACCAGCTTGCAAAGCTAACCGGCTGTTCTCTTTTTACTTACGATACCGCAAAAGACCCCAGGCTTTTCTGTGAAGGCAGCCAGGAAAACCCTCTTTGTGAACTTATTCACAAAAATCCTGAATTGAAAAAATTATGTGAAGTCGAGCGTGAAATTCAGATCCAGCAGGCTGAAAAATCAGAACAATCAAAATATTTCAAATGTTACGCCAATCTCAACCTGTTTGCAATCCCTCTCCAGACAGACTCTTCTGACCGGAAGGTCCTTGTGGGCGGACAGGTTTATTTTTCCTACCAGGAACTGGAAGACTTTAAGAAAAAAACCGCCGGTCTAAAATTTACTCCGCATTTCATAACCGAAAAAGCGGATGAAATAAAAATCATCGACAAAGAGGCGTTTTTCAGCGCGAACCAGCTTATCGAATCTGTCGCTCTCCCTTTTTTTAAAAATCTCTCGGTCAAAAAAACATCGGACAACCGGTTGAACAAGTTAAATACCCTCTTCAATCTCTGTCAGGAACTGGACCAAAACCTGGGGGAAAGAGATTTTTACGGATTATTTCTCAATGCGCTGGGTATCCTGTTTAACGGAGAGACCGTCGCTGTTTTAAAACCCGATCCTGTCACAAAAGAATACAAAACTTTTGAAGCCTTCGGAAATAAAATTTATGAAATCGCAAAATTCACGGGAAAAAAAGATAACGCCCTTTTTAAAAAGGTCCTTGAAAATCGCCGGCCCTACGCGACCCGGGATATTCTTGAAATTGTAAAGGGGGGATTTCCGGAAGAGACGGGTTCGCTCCATTTATTTCCGGTTGGAAAACCTGAAAAAACTCCGGCGCTTTTAGTTTTCCTCGATACAAACCTTTCAGAGGAAGACATAAAACTCATTGCCCAATTCACCCATCAAACTTCGGTCATTCTCGAAAATCAATTTTTATTCGAGGCCCTCAGAAATTATCGGAAGGACTCAAAAACCCTGACCGAATTTTCCCATCTCCTCGTTTCCACTCTTGACTCGGAAGAACTTTTTAAAACGATTATTGACCAGGCGACGTCGATGCTTCATGCTGAACAAGGCTCCCTGATGCTCGTCGAAGAAGACACGGGCGACCTGAAAATAAAAGTGATAAAGGGCATCAATCAAAAAATTGTGGAAGGCCGCCGGATACAGGCGGGTGAAGGCGTCGCGGGAAAAGTGCTTCAGGAGGGCGTGCCGCTATTGGTTCAAGATATGGAAAACGACCCCAGAGTTTTGCTCCCCAAACGGTCGCGTTATAAAACCACTTCTTTCATCTCCGTTCCGATCACTCTCGATCATCGGCCTATCGGGATTCTCAATGTGGCAGACAAATTCAACGAACCTTTTTTTACTGAAAAGGACCTGCAGATTGCCTTAACCATCAGCGGGTATGCGTCGATGGCCATCGAGCGGTCAGAGTTTTACCGCCGGTCGGAGGAACTCCGTCAGATTTCGATTACAGATCCTTTAAGCGGATTGCTCAATCGGAGATATTTTCAAGAACGTCTGGCGGAAGAGATGGAAAGGTCAAAACGCCATAAACTTCCTTTGTCTTTGATTATTATGGATATCGACAATTTTAAGCAATTTAACGACCTGCACGGTCATCTGGCCGGAGATGAAGCCATTCGAATCGTCGGAAGATGCCTTCGGAATAATATCAGAACCATTGACGTTGCCGCACGGTATGGCGGCGAAGAGTTTACGGTGATTCTTCCCCAGACCGGCAAAGTCGACGCCACACAAATCGCCCAAAGGATCTGCCTGGAAATTGAAAAGACCGAGTTTATCACCGAGGACCTTCATAAAGGGCCAGGCATCACGGTCAGCCTTGGGTTGGCCACGTTCCCTGAAGATGCGGAATCTATCGAGGACTTATTTAAACACTCCGACCGGGCGCTTTATATGGCAAAGGCGGCGGGGAAGAATCGCGTCGTCGTCTACGCCCCCTGAGCAATCGCTGAAAAAGAAACACCTTACCCTTCTACTATATCCTAATCAGAAAAAAGGGCGTCGATGAACGCATCGGCTTCAAACGCCTCAAAATCGTCTAATTTCTCTCCCAAGCCCAACCATTGAATGGGGATGTTCAAGTCGCTCCAGATCGGAATGACGATCCCCCCGCGCGCGGTGCTGTCGAGTTTGGTTAAAATAATCCCGGTGACCCCAATCGCTTCATGAAACATTTTGGCCTGGCTTAAGGCATTTTGCCCCTGGGTCGCGTCCAGAACCAGAAGCACTTCATGGGGGGAGGAAGGATCTCCCTTACCCAGGGTTTTTTTTATTTTCTTGAGTTCTTCCATTAAATTCGATTTGGTATGAAGACGGCCGGCGGTATCCACGATGAGGACATCCACCTTTCTTGCCTTTGCGGCGGCATAGGCGTCAAAAGCCACGGCGGAAGGATCAGCGCCATGTTTTTGGGCAATCACATCGATTTTATTCCTGTCGCCCCAGACCACGAGTTGCTCAATCGCCGCGGCCCGAAAGGTATCCCCCGCAGCCAATAGAACGGATTTGCCTTCTTTTACAAAATAATGAGCCAGCTTCCCGATGGAAGTCGTTTTTCCTACGCCGTTTACCCCGATCATCAAAATAACCCGCGGAAACCCTGTGAAAGGCGCCTTGAAAACCTCTGCGTGCTCCTTTCGGCTGGAAAGAAGGCTCTTCATCTCCCCTTTAAGCGCTGATTTTAATTGGGTTAAGTCCTTTAACTCTTTTTTTTGAATTTTGGGCCGAAGGGATTCCATCAACCGGTCTGCGGTTTTAGCTCCCATGTCGGACATGATAAGGATTTCTTCCAGGTGATGAAGCGTCTCCTGGTCAACCGGTTTTTCCTCAAGGAAAATCTCGCCGAAAGTCTGCAAAAACTGATTTCGAGTCTTTGCCAATCCCTTTTTTAAATGATCAAATAATCCCATTGAGTCCTTAAATAAGATAAATATTCGCTATGGGGGCGTTGTGGGGCAGGGAGAACCCTCACTACTCCGGCTCCGAAGTTTATCCTCATCTCTGGATTTTTACATAATGGTGGGATAACCAAAACTTCGAAGAGGTCGCTGTGAAGGCTCCCCCTGCCCCACAACGCACGTTTACCACTGACCCGCCAGGGCAACCTAATATCGTTTATTTTTCAATCATTGCTAATAGGTCTCTCTGTTTTTTATACATTTTCTTGGCTTCCTGGGCAGAGCGCTCATGATCCCACCCTAAAAGATGCAAAACCCCATGAATCAAGAGAAAGACCACCTCCCGTTTTAAAGAATGTCCCAGACTTTCCGCCTGTCTTTGAGCGGTTTCAAGTGAAATGACAATGTCGCCCAGGATATTCGCTCCCGGATGAACCCGTGAAACTCCCATCGGAAAAGACAAAACGTCGGTGGGTTTGTTGATCTTTCGAAATTGCTGGTTGAATTTTTGAATGGCCCTGTCATTGACAAAAAGAAGACTTAACGCTGCTTTCTCTTTTCCCAGGATCTCTAAAATTAAACGGGCGGTACTTTTGGCGCTTGCGACGTTTAATTTAAATTTTCTTTGACGATTCTCTATCCATATTTGGGGGCCGCCCCTCACCCCTCACCTCTTACGGGATTTTTCGCTTTTCCGCTCTTTTTCACTTCGTGTTTTTCATACGCCTGGATAATTTCCGACACCAAGCGATGGCGTACGACATCTTTCTGGGTAAAATAAAAAAGGTCAATACCTGAAATTCCGGTCAAAATGGGTTGAATTTGAATCAATCCCGATACCTTTTGGCCCGACAGGTCAACCTGGGTAATATCTCCGGTGACCACCATTTTTGAATTAAACCCCAGACGGGTTAAAAACATTTTCATCTGTTCGGCTGTGGCATTCTGAGCTTCATCGAGAATGATAAACGCGTCATTTAAAGTCCGGCCGCGCATATAGGCCAGGGGCGCAATTTCAATTTCCCCCCGTTCGATCAAACCATTCGCCTTTTCGATATCCATCATTTCAAAAAGAGCGTCATACAACGGCCGAAGGTAAGGATTCATTTTGGCATACAGATCCCCGGGGAGAAAACCAAGCTGTTCCCCTGCCTCCACGGCCGGGCGGGCCAAAATAATCCGGCTGACCTGCCTGCGGGAGAATGCCAGAACCGCCATCGCCATGGCAAGATAAGTCTTGCCGGTCCCGGCGGGGCCGATCCCGATGACAATTTCATTTTTTAGAATCGAATCGATATACGCCTGCTGTCGGGCCGTCTTCGGCATGATCTGTTTTTTAGACGGGAGCGGGATTAAGGAAAATTGAGATTTTTTTTGACCGGAATCGGAACGGATGGAGGCGCCCGCCACCGCTTCATTGACATCTTCCAGTTTGAGAGGGTGCCCTTTTTGAACTGACGTTTGAAGATTCGTCAACACTCTCCCGGCTTCTTTTACCTTTTCAGGCGCCCCTTCAATCCGGA
Proteins encoded in this window:
- a CDS encoding CCA tRNA nucleotidyltransferase gives rise to the protein MSNDKNANNQATALDKKGPLFDRAVSLIEKLRKAGFQAYLAGGAVRDQMRGVVPKDFDIVTSAKPNELLSLFPQAIPVGAAFGVVLVPFGKDEEGGVKEKIEIATFRSDGVYLDGRHPQTVTFSDEKEDAFRRDFTINGMFFDPIENRVIDYVGGREDLEKKILRTIGDPEQRFKEDYLRLLRAVRFSAQFSFQIEQKTYETIQKMGGLIQKVSAERIRDELEKILIGDDPVRGLTLLDETGMMKVIFPEISQLKEIQKEGRDESVFNHTLKLFKFISIRSFELAMAILFHELEGKKAAAVCRRLKLSNDQTEKVATLVRDHPVFQEIPAMNQARFKRFLRLPCFEELLELYRADSLALGRKLDLWDLCVKKLKEFSQDDLFPLPVISGNVLIEMGYFPGPLFKRILHDLEDNQLEGKIKTREEASAWILKTYPLTDQDTK
- a CDS encoding DUF4321 domain-containing protein; protein product: MALVKKTPWMLIFFIFIGGFFGTLMGEILRAISPDGTVRDLFLKSLSFGISPPFILDLRLFTATIGFTIRINILGFIGIFLGLYIYKQA
- the uvrB gene encoding excinuclease ABC subunit UvrB gives rise to the protein MGIFKLSSEFTPKGDQQQAIDRLVSGLKSQKKFQTLLGVTGSGKTFTMAKVIEKIEKPTLVMVHNKTLAAQLCHEFKTFFPENGVGYFVSYYDYYQPEAYLPTTDTFIEKDSAINETIDQMRHMATSSLFERDDVIIVSSVSCIYGLGSPEAYHGMLLFLEVGSRIDREEILKKLVEIQYDRNDIDFYRGTFRVRGDVIEVFPASSDTNCVRISLFGDEVEAIEEIDPLRGEVIKKLPKIAIYPGSHYVIPPERLQTALQGIEQELEERIFHFEKEKKLVEAQRIEQRTRFDLEMIKEMGFCQGIENYSRHFSGRKPGEPPPTLIDYFPDDFLLMADESHATIPQVRGMFEGDFSRKKNLVEYGFRLPSAFDNRPLKFDEFEKLLNQAIFVSATPGSYELDKCHHKVVEQIIRPTGLIDPKITVKPAKGQVDDLLEAIHQRVSKNERVLVTTLTKRMAEDLTEYYQELGIKVRYLHSEIQTLERTEILRDLRLGKFDVLVGINLLREGLDLPEVSLVAILDADKEGFLRSHRSLIQTTGRAARHISGEVFMYADRITDSMQSAIQETNRRREIQMKHNEENHIVPVSVKRGIPQALYEVSESDYFTLPLAAEAAVPYIPQEELGPIIQSLEKEMRSASKDLNFEKAAEIRNKIKALKEAALSL
- a CDS encoding diguanylate cyclase, whose amino-acid sequence is MSHYDIVAWKAIQDQLAKLTGCSLFTYDTAKDPRLFCEGSQENPLCELIHKNPELKKLCEVEREIQIQQAEKSEQSKYFKCYANLNLFAIPLQTDSSDRKVLVGGQVYFSYQELEDFKKKTAGLKFTPHFITEKADEIKIIDKEAFFSANQLIESVALPFFKNLSVKKTSDNRLNKLNTLFNLCQELDQNLGERDFYGLFLNALGILFNGETVAVLKPDPVTKEYKTFEAFGNKIYEIAKFTGKKDNALFKKVLENRRPYATRDILEIVKGGFPEETGSLHLFPVGKPEKTPALLVFLDTNLSEEDIKLIAQFTHQTSVILENQFLFEALRNYRKDSKTLTEFSHLLVSTLDSEELFKTIIDQATSMLHAEQGSLMLVEEDTGDLKIKVIKGINQKIVEGRRIQAGEGVAGKVLQEGVPLLVQDMENDPRVLLPKRSRYKTTSFISVPITLDHRPIGILNVADKFNEPFFTEKDLQIALTISGYASMAIERSEFYRRSEELRQISITDPLSGLLNRRYFQERLAEEMERSKRHKLPLSLIIMDIDNFKQFNDLHGHLAGDEAIRIVGRCLRNNIRTIDVAARYGGEEFTVILPQTGKVDATQIAQRICLEIEKTEFITEDLHKGPGITVSLGLATFPEDAESIEDLFKHSDRALYMAKAAGKNRVVVYAP
- the ftsY gene encoding signal recognition particle-docking protein FtsY, which codes for MGLFDHLKKGLAKTRNQFLQTFGEIFLEEKPVDQETLHHLEEILIMSDMGAKTADRLMESLRPKIQKKELKDLTQLKSALKGEMKSLLSSRKEHAEVFKAPFTGFPRVILMIGVNGVGKTTSIGKLAHYFVKEGKSVLLAAGDTFRAAAIEQLVVWGDRNKIDVIAQKHGADPSAVAFDAYAAAKARKVDVLIVDTAGRLHTKSNLMEELKKIKKTLGKGDPSSPHEVLLVLDATQGQNALSQAKMFHEAIGVTGIILTKLDSTARGGIVIPIWSDLNIPIQWLGLGEKLDDFEAFEADAFIDALFSD
- the ybeY gene encoding rRNA maturation RNase YbeY → MRGGPQIWIENRQRKFKLNVASAKSTARLILEILGKEKAALSLLFVNDRAIQKFNQQFRKINKPTDVLSFPMGVSRVHPGANILGDIVISLETAQRQAESLGHSLKREVVFLLIHGVLHLLGWDHERSAQEAKKMYKKQRDLLAMIEK
- a CDS encoding PhoH family protein, with protein sequence MARGEDIRIEGAPEKVKEAGRVLTNLQTSVQKGHPLKLEDVNEAVAGASIRSDSGQKKSQFSLIPLPSKKQIMPKTARQQAYIDSILKNEIVIGIGPAGTGKTYLAMAMAVLAFSRRQVSRIILARPAVEAGEQLGFLPGDLYAKMNPYLRPLYDALFEMMDIEKANGLIERGEIEIAPLAYMRGRTLNDAFIILDEAQNATAEQMKMFLTRLGFNSKMVVTGDITQVDLSGQKVSGLIQIQPILTGISGIDLFYFTQKDVVRHRLVSEIIQAYEKHEVKKSGKAKNPVRGEG